From a single Natronorubrum tibetense GA33 genomic region:
- a CDS encoding cyclase family protein gives MSQLIDLTAEITEEMANHPNHGRSPLFLSGTRMNHEQAEDTWRGKGVDDLSLVNGFVYIAEHNGTHIDAPFHLHPDGKTIDEIGLEECHGPAVWLDVSDVGPKGEIGPEVLEDAASDAGIEVERGDSVLLYTGWDDYLPDDEATYLGEHPGLSEAGAEWLYERDVSVVGIDCGNVDIAGDVSMPAHRVLLREGAPDSYTLIVENLRNIDEIPSHRFVFSATPLPLSGATASPIRAFAIVDD, from the coding sequence GTGTCTCAACTGATCGACCTGACTGCAGAGATCACGGAAGAGATGGCGAACCATCCGAATCACGGGCGAAGCCCGCTGTTCCTCTCCGGCACTCGAATGAACCACGAGCAGGCCGAAGACACCTGGCGCGGAAAGGGGGTCGACGACCTGTCGCTGGTCAACGGCTTCGTCTACATCGCCGAACACAACGGGACGCACATCGACGCGCCGTTTCACCTCCATCCGGACGGCAAAACGATCGACGAGATCGGTCTCGAGGAGTGTCACGGCCCGGCCGTCTGGCTCGACGTCTCCGACGTTGGACCGAAGGGGGAGATCGGCCCCGAAGTGCTCGAAGACGCTGCATCCGATGCCGGCATCGAGGTCGAACGCGGTGACTCGGTGTTGTTGTACACCGGCTGGGACGACTACCTGCCGGACGACGAAGCGACGTACCTCGGGGAGCACCCGGGGCTTTCGGAAGCTGGCGCGGAGTGGCTCTACGAGCGTGACGTGAGCGTCGTCGGCATCGACTGCGGGAACGTCGACATCGCCGGCGACGTCTCAATGCCGGCTCACCGCGTCCTCCTCAGAGAAGGGGCCCCGGACTCCTACACGCTCATCGTCGAAAACCTCCGGAATATCGACGAGATTCCGTCCCACCGATTCGTCTTCAGCGCGACGCCCCTTCCGCTCAGCGGGGCGACGGCGAGTCCGATCCGCGCGTTCGCTATCGTCGACGACTGA
- a CDS encoding 3-hydroxyacyl-CoA dehydrogenase family protein, producing the protein MEGHSSGDSEAVSRPAIIGAGTMGRNIAVASAVGGQPVTLFDIDDEALSDAESEVRSTVRTLTDRGVADVTDVSEVRERVTYVSNLETAVADAPLIIEAVTEDRETKAAVYERIERHASPSATLATNTSSLSITELAASLTHPERFCGMHWFHPAHIVPVVEVVYGEHTTDEPVAVATAFLEAIGKDPVVVEEDIPGFIANRIQSAMAREAWALLGAGVASAEDIDRAVKGTFGFRLPTLGVLEKGDHSGLDVHHTVLSELLEEIDRQTTPPSVLSDLVAEGRLGVKTDRGVYDWSEADLERTMAERDQRLLDQLEVYRAARGPPESPDEFEPGS; encoded by the coding sequence ATGGAAGGACACTCTTCCGGCGACAGCGAGGCCGTTTCCCGTCCTGCGATCATCGGCGCTGGTACGATGGGCCGTAATATCGCCGTCGCCAGCGCGGTCGGCGGCCAACCCGTGACGTTGTTCGACATCGACGACGAGGCACTGAGCGACGCGGAGTCGGAGGTTCGATCGACCGTTCGGACCCTCACCGACCGCGGGGTCGCGGACGTGACCGACGTCTCCGAGGTCCGCGAGCGCGTGACGTACGTGAGTAATCTCGAGACTGCCGTGGCGGACGCGCCGCTGATCATCGAAGCGGTCACCGAGGATCGCGAGACGAAAGCGGCCGTCTACGAACGGATCGAACGCCACGCATCGCCGTCCGCGACGCTGGCGACGAACACCTCTTCGCTGTCGATCACCGAACTCGCCGCGTCGCTCACCCACCCGGAGCGATTCTGCGGCATGCACTGGTTCCACCCGGCGCACATCGTTCCGGTCGTCGAAGTCGTCTACGGCGAGCACACCACGGACGAACCCGTCGCCGTCGCCACGGCGTTTCTCGAGGCAATCGGGAAGGACCCCGTCGTCGTCGAAGAAGACATTCCCGGGTTCATCGCCAACCGGATCCAGTCGGCGATGGCCCGCGAGGCGTGGGCGCTGCTCGGGGCGGGCGTCGCGAGCGCCGAGGACATCGATCGCGCGGTAAAAGGCACGTTCGGCTTTCGCCTGCCGACGCTCGGCGTTCTCGAGAAGGGGGATCACTCCGGTCTCGACGTTCATCATACGGTCCTCTCGGAACTGCTCGAGGAGATCGACCGGCAGACGACGCCGCCGTCGGTGCTGTCCGATCTCGTCGCCGAGGGACGGCTCGGCGTGAAGACCGACCGCGGCGTCTACGACTGGTCCGAGGCCGACCTCGAGCGAACGATGGCCGAACGTGATCAACGACTCCTCGATCAACTCGAGGTCTACCGGGCCGCCCGCGGGCCGCCCGAGTCCCCCGACGAGTTCGAGCCCGGTTCCTGA
- a CDS encoding mandelate racemase/muconate lactonizing enzyme family protein, whose product MYADFASRLASSIWPDFGQTPGRSTETPEITGLETIVVDGNFPWTIVRLETDAGVVGIGESYPSPGVHEVITDYFEPVLVGENPLDVERLYHLMRESLSGRGSQQGIGTIAISGIELALWDAAGKILEQPVYQLLGGKMREEVRMYADCHAGEGMVESALNEQPEETYEAQAYARAARAAVDDGYEIIKFDLDVPSGRDIDTLARHFDGPEIEHKRGLVEAVTEEVGDEAEVAVDLHWNFSVEATEKLCAALEPYDLAWIEDPLPPENADALATLNRSVEQPLLTGENRYGRHGFRDLVEEEAVSFVAPDVPKTGGIAETKKIAELADTYYLTMCPHNIGSPVATMAGVHVGATVPNFLALEFHARDVPWWDDLVAADEPLIQDGRIEVPDEPGLGIELDWDVVEEHRKQ is encoded by the coding sequence ATGTATGCAGACTTCGCGTCGCGGTTAGCCTCGAGCATCTGGCCCGACTTCGGTCAAACGCCAGGTCGCTCGACCGAGACACCCGAGATCACCGGTCTCGAGACGATCGTCGTCGACGGAAACTTCCCGTGGACGATCGTTCGGCTCGAGACCGACGCCGGCGTCGTCGGTATCGGCGAGTCCTATCCCTCGCCGGGCGTCCACGAGGTGATCACCGACTACTTCGAACCCGTACTCGTCGGCGAGAACCCGCTGGACGTCGAGCGACTCTACCATCTCATGCGCGAGAGCCTCTCGGGCCGCGGCTCGCAGCAGGGGATCGGCACGATCGCGATCAGCGGGATCGAACTCGCGCTCTGGGACGCCGCCGGGAAGATCCTCGAACAGCCGGTGTACCAACTGCTGGGCGGCAAGATGCGCGAAGAGGTCCGGATGTACGCGGACTGCCACGCCGGCGAGGGGATGGTCGAGTCGGCCCTCAACGAACAGCCGGAAGAAACGTACGAGGCGCAGGCCTACGCCCGGGCGGCACGGGCGGCGGTCGACGACGGCTACGAGATCATCAAGTTCGACCTCGACGTCCCGTCGGGCCGCGATATCGACACGCTCGCGCGCCACTTCGACGGTCCCGAGATCGAACACAAGCGCGGGCTGGTCGAAGCCGTGACGGAGGAAGTCGGCGACGAAGCGGAAGTCGCAGTCGACCTCCACTGGAACTTCAGCGTCGAGGCGACCGAAAAGCTGTGTGCGGCCCTCGAGCCGTACGACCTCGCGTGGATCGAGGACCCGCTGCCGCCGGAAAACGCCGACGCGCTGGCGACGCTCAACCGAAGCGTCGAGCAGCCGCTGCTCACCGGGGAGAACCGATACGGCCGCCACGGCTTTCGCGACCTCGTCGAGGAGGAAGCCGTCTCCTTCGTCGCACCCGACGTGCCGAAGACCGGCGGCATCGCGGAGACGAAGAAGATCGCCGAACTGGCCGACACCTACTACCTGACGATGTGTCCCCACAATATCGGCAGTCCCGTCGCGACGATGGCCGGCGTTCACGTCGGGGCGACGGTCCCGAACTTCCTCGCGCTCGAGTTCCACGCTCGAGACGTCCCGTGGTGGGACGACCTCGTCGCCGCCGACGAACCGCTCATCCAGGACGGTCGTATCGAGGTTCCCGACGAGCCGGGGCTCGGGATCGAACTCGATTGGGACGTCGTCGAGGAACACCGAAAGCAGTAG
- a CDS encoding FAD-binding oxidoreductase, which yields MQRNPDSSSDCAFLDDAVTDGRVAHTESVREQYATDESPHAGRTPDAVVWPASADEVAAVLAEANDRDIPVTPRSGGSGLEGNAIPSAGGIVLSTAEIEHVEVSPADLQATVGAGVVYDDLNDKLASNGLRFAPGISSGEVATIGGMVATNASGFNAVRYGETRDHVRRLEVVTADGRIVECGRDVVKTSAGYSLKDLFVGSEGTLGVVTEVTLGLVGIPEYRRAALVTFPSRAAASRAVADAIGSALVPGAIEFIDTTAMKMLNAYHDDVSFEERPTLIIELHANNAGIEEDLEFAKAICEDHGMLSWEAAAEENLGDIWQARRDKYPATQSYREGWEVALVGDVVVPISRYPEIVEEVSQASEELDLLTSCVGHAGDGNLHFTSLVDPEDEEMVARANELNERVVRKAIALGGSATGEHGVGIGKRKFMDEEHGPAIDLMRSIKDTFDPNGILNPGKVLPELPTDER from the coding sequence ATGCAACGGAACCCCGATTCGAGCTCCGACTGCGCGTTTCTGGACGACGCAGTCACCGACGGACGGGTCGCCCACACCGAGAGCGTGCGCGAACAGTACGCGACCGACGAGAGCCCGCACGCCGGCCGCACGCCGGACGCCGTCGTCTGGCCGGCGTCGGCCGACGAGGTCGCAGCCGTCCTCGCGGAAGCCAACGATCGCGACATCCCCGTGACGCCGCGGTCGGGCGGTTCGGGTCTCGAGGGAAACGCGATTCCGTCCGCCGGCGGCATCGTCCTCAGCACGGCCGAGATCGAACACGTCGAGGTGTCGCCGGCTGACTTGCAGGCGACGGTCGGCGCGGGCGTCGTCTACGACGACTTGAACGACAAACTGGCTTCGAACGGACTGCGGTTCGCGCCCGGTATCTCGAGCGGGGAGGTGGCAACGATCGGGGGAATGGTCGCGACGAACGCGAGCGGGTTCAACGCGGTCCGCTACGGCGAAACGCGCGACCACGTTCGGCGGCTCGAGGTCGTCACCGCCGACGGACGCATCGTGGAGTGCGGCAGAGACGTCGTCAAGACGTCCGCGGGGTACAGTCTGAAGGACCTCTTCGTCGGGAGCGAGGGCACCCTCGGCGTCGTCACCGAAGTAACGCTCGGGCTGGTCGGCATCCCCGAGTATCGCCGGGCGGCACTGGTGACGTTCCCGTCGCGCGCCGCCGCATCGCGGGCCGTCGCGGACGCCATCGGATCGGCGCTGGTCCCCGGTGCGATCGAGTTCATCGACACGACGGCGATGAAGATGCTGAACGCCTACCACGACGATGTCTCCTTCGAGGAACGGCCGACGCTGATCATCGAGCTACACGCGAACAACGCCGGGATCGAGGAGGACCTCGAGTTCGCGAAGGCCATCTGTGAGGACCACGGGATGCTCTCGTGGGAGGCCGCGGCCGAGGAGAACCTGGGCGATATCTGGCAGGCTCGCCGGGACAAGTACCCGGCGACCCAGTCCTACCGCGAGGGGTGGGAGGTCGCGCTCGTTGGTGACGTGGTCGTCCCGATCTCCCGGTATCCGGAAATCGTCGAGGAGGTCTCCCAAGCCAGCGAGGAACTCGATCTGCTGACCTCCTGTGTCGGTCACGCGGGCGACGGAAATCTTCACTTCACCTCGCTCGTCGATCCCGAGGACGAGGAGATGGTCGCACGAGCGAACGAACTGAACGAGCGCGTCGTCAGAAAAGCGATCGCGCTCGGCGGCAGCGCGACCGGCGAACACGGGGTCGGCATCGGGAAGCGCAAGTTCATGGACGAGGAACACGGCCCGGCGATCGATCTCATGCGTTCGATAAAGGACACGTTCGACCCGAACGGAATCTTGAACCCCGGAAAGGTCCTCCCCGAACTGCCGACCGACGAGCGGTAA
- a CDS encoding CoA transferase, whose amino-acid sequence MSVNGYRHPDSWTRVAVRGIKDPSLSAIASRSRDDERPLSFRGTRPRPRRRVLGATDEWMTILQDENAPCTPVRDVETLVDHPHIETRGMVAEMEHPELESSSRRLTRSTSPRSRPTRTANHLVSANTLRRYLRNSGSTSPSATDFRRTGSSNVNRRLRVEKREIL is encoded by the coding sequence ATGAGTGTGAACGGGTACCGCCACCCGGATAGCTGGACGCGAGTAGCTGTTCGAGGGATCAAAGATCCCTCGCTGTCCGCGATCGCTTCACGGTCACGTGATGACGAGAGGCCGTTGTCGTTTCGAGGCACTCGACCCCGTCCTCGACGACGTGTTCTCGGAGCGACCGACGAGTGGATGACGATCCTCCAGGACGAAAACGCTCCCTGCACGCCGGTACGGGACGTCGAAACGCTGGTCGACCATCCGCACATCGAGACGCGCGGCATGGTCGCGGAGATGGAACACCCGGAGCTCGAGAGTTCAAGTCGCCGGCTAACCCGGTCAACTTCTCCTCGCTCGAGACCGACGCGAACGGCCAACCACCTCGTCTCGGCGAACACACTGAGGAGGTACTTGCGGAACTCGGGTTCGACGAGTCCGAGCGCGACCGACTTCCGTCGGACGGGCTCGTCTAACGTTAATCGGCGACTCCGGGTCGAGAAACGAGAAATCCTCTGA
- a CDS encoding universal stress protein, with product MYQFVIPVDEDETRAKNAAEYVTELIGESGLDVGPESLSVSVVNVFKEFKAIDDGGNVKSKDLYDEDALPESMVTVRDLLTAAGVSVDLERRHGDPADEIVEYADSVDADTIIVPGRKRSPVGKAVFGSVTQDVILDSDRPVTIV from the coding sequence ATGTACCAGTTCGTCATCCCGGTGGACGAAGACGAGACGCGAGCGAAGAACGCAGCCGAGTACGTCACGGAACTGATCGGCGAATCGGGGCTCGACGTGGGCCCGGAGAGTCTCTCGGTATCGGTGGTGAACGTCTTCAAGGAGTTCAAAGCGATCGACGACGGGGGCAACGTCAAGTCGAAGGACCTCTACGACGAAGACGCACTTCCGGAATCGATGGTGACCGTTCGGGATTTGCTCACCGCGGCCGGCGTGTCGGTCGACCTGGAGCGCCGTCACGGCGATCCTGCGGACGAAATCGTCGAATACGCCGACTCGGTCGACGCCGATACCATCATCGTCCCCGGTCGGAAGCGGTCTCCGGTCGGCAAGGCGGTGTTCGGAAGCGTCACGCAGGACGTTATTCTCGACTCCGATCGGCCCGTTACAATCGTCTAG
- a CDS encoding acyl-CoA dehydrogenase family protein: MITTLELSESHQEHRESVRQFCKAEVEPHVDEYESSGTFPTDVVERVAEAGFHGVQYGTEYDGLGLDYRSYAITIEELSRSWKLLAGTASVAGSLVGYPIHEFGAEWQREEWLGNICSGAWIPALSLTEPNAGSDAGSLETTATRDGDEYVLDGEKVWTTNGSIANFLVVGVRTDEGVSLIGVPKPAERDGLEFVRDIPCMEGDASIETEIRFDDVRVPAENVIGESGKGLRYVLEGLDIGRIGTAAQGVGVAQGSFEDSVAFADEREQFGQPIREFQGISFKLADMAIEIEASRLLTLSAAAKRDRGERVTSEAAMAKTKATDVAMDVTTEAVQVHGSRGYSKGYPLERRMRVAKGMQIYEGTNEINRIVVANGLYD; the protein is encoded by the coding sequence ATGATAACAACGCTCGAGCTCTCGGAGTCCCACCAGGAACACCGAGAGTCAGTACGCCAGTTCTGCAAAGCGGAGGTCGAACCGCACGTCGACGAGTACGAATCGTCCGGCACGTTTCCGACGGACGTCGTCGAACGGGTCGCCGAGGCCGGATTCCACGGGGTCCAGTACGGGACGGAGTACGACGGGCTCGGCCTCGATTACCGCTCTTACGCCATCACCATCGAGGAGCTCTCCCGAAGCTGGAAGCTCCTCGCCGGAACCGCCTCGGTCGCCGGCAGTCTCGTCGGCTATCCGATCCACGAGTTCGGCGCGGAGTGGCAACGCGAGGAGTGGCTCGGAAACATCTGCTCGGGAGCGTGGATTCCGGCGCTCTCGCTGACCGAACCGAACGCCGGCAGCGACGCCGGCTCGCTCGAGACCACGGCGACTCGAGACGGCGACGAGTACGTCCTCGACGGCGAGAAGGTATGGACGACGAACGGAAGCATCGCGAATTTCCTGGTCGTCGGCGTCCGAACGGACGAGGGAGTCAGCCTGATCGGCGTCCCAAAGCCGGCCGAGCGAGACGGCCTCGAGTTCGTTCGCGACATCCCGTGTATGGAAGGCGACGCCTCGATCGAGACCGAAATACGGTTCGACGACGTTCGGGTTCCGGCGGAGAACGTCATTGGGGAATCGGGGAAGGGCCTCCGATACGTCCTCGAGGGGCTGGACATCGGTCGAATCGGAACGGCCGCGCAAGGCGTCGGCGTGGCGCAGGGATCGTTCGAGGACAGCGTGGCGTTCGCCGACGAGCGCGAGCAGTTCGGACAGCCGATCCGGGAGTTTCAGGGGATCTCGTTCAAGCTCGCGGATATGGCGATCGAGATCGAAGCGTCGCGGCTGCTCACCCTCTCCGCCGCGGCGAAGCGGGACCGCGGCGAGCGAGTCACCTCCGAGGCGGCGATGGCGAAGACGAAGGCGACGGATGTCGCGATGGACGTGACGACCGAAGCCGTCCAGGTTCACGGCTCCCGGGGCTACTCGAAGGGCTACCCACTCGAACGGCGTATGCGCGTCGCGAAGGGGATGCAGATCTACGAGGGAACGAACGAAATCAACCGGATCGTGGTCGCGAACGGGCTCTATGACTGA
- a CDS encoding class I adenylate-forming enzyme family protein — protein MTQPTTADLLGQAAARFPDRAALREPARDETVSFAELDERARDIASGLLEAGFEPGAHLSALLTDSIEFVELLFASAYAGLVFNPISYRVPPKRLSYVLEHAESAGLVFDKECLETVDALEAEELPNLVVGVGVDAESVDVSYGQLEEGDDADTDRMRDADEVDVTVDESDPALLLYTSGTTGRPKGVLHSHRTVVNAALVSLPYNRLRPTDVNVALGPLYHVGPLLCNVLPALNVGACNVVQHEFDPATTLERIESEGITTMWGVPTHVRALVDEPSIEDRDIEHVRMIQYSGAAMPAAVAKRARDHVSDCEFVNAYGTTEIVFGTLIYPEFHDDKLGSIGQAAPNAAVRVVDSENPVPNAVVDTDEVGELLVNASTCMLEYWRDPEATDVAIVDGWYRTGDLGRRDEDGFLYFVDRKDDMIVSGGENIYPAEVEDLLHGHPDVVSGAVVGVPDDEWGEVVTAFVVPATEDLSSDDLEAFFVASDELESFKRPRQYVFEQELPKTSSDKIDRRALLESVTTD, from the coding sequence GTGACACAGCCAACCACTGCCGACCTTCTGGGACAGGCCGCGGCCCGGTTTCCGGATCGAGCCGCGCTCCGAGAGCCGGCACGCGACGAGACGGTATCCTTCGCGGAACTGGACGAGCGTGCGCGGGATATCGCAAGCGGACTGCTCGAGGCCGGCTTCGAACCCGGAGCGCACCTCTCGGCCCTGTTGACCGATTCGATCGAGTTCGTCGAACTCCTGTTCGCGTCGGCGTACGCCGGACTCGTATTCAACCCGATCAGTTACCGAGTCCCACCGAAGCGGCTGTCGTACGTCCTCGAGCACGCCGAATCGGCCGGACTCGTCTTCGACAAGGAGTGTCTGGAGACCGTCGATGCGCTCGAGGCCGAAGAGTTGCCGAACCTGGTCGTCGGAGTCGGTGTCGACGCCGAATCGGTCGACGTGTCGTACGGGCAACTCGAGGAAGGCGATGATGCTGACACGGACCGGATGCGAGACGCCGACGAGGTCGACGTCACCGTCGACGAGTCCGACCCCGCGCTACTCCTCTACACCTCGGGGACGACCGGGCGTCCGAAAGGCGTCCTCCACTCCCACCGGACCGTCGTGAACGCCGCGCTCGTCTCGCTCCCGTACAATCGGCTCCGGCCGACGGACGTCAACGTCGCGCTCGGCCCGCTCTATCACGTCGGGCCGCTGCTCTGTAACGTCCTGCCGGCGCTGAACGTCGGCGCGTGCAACGTCGTCCAGCACGAGTTCGATCCGGCGACGACGCTCGAGCGGATCGAATCGGAGGGAATCACGACCATGTGGGGAGTGCCGACGCACGTGCGAGCGCTGGTCGACGAGCCCTCGATCGAGGATCGCGACATCGAACACGTGCGAATGATCCAGTACTCCGGCGCGGCGATGCCCGCCGCCGTCGCGAAGCGAGCGCGGGACCACGTGTCGGACTGCGAGTTCGTGAACGCGTACGGAACGACGGAGATCGTCTTCGGGACGCTGATCTACCCGGAGTTCCACGACGACAAGTTGGGAAGTATCGGACAGGCCGCCCCGAACGCGGCCGTTCGGGTCGTCGATTCGGAGAACCCCGTTCCGAACGCCGTCGTCGACACCGACGAGGTGGGCGAACTCCTCGTGAACGCGTCCACCTGTATGCTCGAGTACTGGCGAGACCCGGAGGCGACTGACGTGGCGATCGTCGACGGCTGGTATCGAACCGGAGACCTCGGGCGTAGAGACGAGGACGGCTTCCTCTACTTCGTCGACCGAAAGGACGACATGATCGTCAGCGGCGGCGAGAACATCTATCCGGCGGAAGTCGAGGACCTCCTCCACGGCCATCCGGACGTCGTCTCGGGTGCGGTCGTCGGCGTCCCCGACGACGAGTGGGGAGAAGTCGTCACCGCGTTCGTCGTTCCGGCGACCGAGGACCTATCGAGCGACGACCTCGAGGCCTTCTTCGTTGCGTCCGACGAACTCGAGTCGTTCAAACGTCCCCGTCAGTACGTCTTCGAACAGGAGTTGCCGAAGACGAGCAGCGACAAAATCGACCGTCGGGCACTCCTCGAGTCGGTGACGACGGACTGA
- a CDS encoding BKACE family enzyme: MSYQNYLEGGKLILTVPTTGGVQGKEANPNLPEQPEEIAEAASECEQLGAAIVHLHGRDEHGERDAGRLQAVNEAVRDRCDDIIIQNTTGGTGIPLEERVTGIRTDPLPEMASLDMGPMNRYQHITSENTRHMIDSLAEEMQEKGIKPEMEVFNNGHLNEVHRLIEKGLLDEPYYINLIFGPGTLTPPTPENMVNMVNNLPENSIFNVLAIGPHQLPLTTMGIVMGGHVRIGMEDNLYYRRGEPAESNAQLVERTVRIADQLDRDLASPAEARELLGMSSE; the protein is encoded by the coding sequence ATGAGTTACCAGAACTACCTCGAGGGCGGGAAGTTGATCCTGACCGTCCCGACGACGGGCGGCGTCCAAGGAAAGGAAGCGAACCCGAACCTCCCGGAACAGCCCGAGGAGATCGCCGAAGCGGCCTCCGAGTGCGAGCAACTCGGTGCGGCTATCGTCCACCTCCACGGGCGTGACGAACACGGCGAGCGAGACGCCGGTCGGCTCCAGGCGGTCAACGAGGCCGTTCGAGATCGCTGCGACGATATCATCATCCAGAACACGACCGGCGGGACGGGGATCCCGCTCGAGGAGCGAGTGACCGGAATCCGAACCGATCCGCTCCCGGAGATGGCGTCGCTCGATATGGGGCCGATGAATCGGTACCAGCACATCACCTCGGAGAACACCCGCCACATGATCGACTCGCTGGCCGAGGAGATGCAGGAGAAGGGGATAAAGCCGGAGATGGAGGTGTTCAACAACGGTCACCTCAACGAAGTACACCGCCTCATCGAGAAGGGGTTGCTGGACGAACCGTACTACATCAATCTCATCTTCGGACCGGGGACGCTCACGCCGCCGACGCCGGAGAACATGGTCAACATGGTGAACAACCTCCCGGAGAACTCGATTTTCAACGTGCTCGCGATCGGCCCACACCAGCTCCCGCTGACGACGATGGGGATCGTGATGGGCGGTCACGTCCGCATCGGGATGGAAGACAACCTCTACTACCGCCGCGGAGAACCCGCCGAAAGCAACGCACAACTCGTCGAACGAACGGTGCGAATCGCCGACCAGCTCGATCGGGACCTCGCGAGCCCCGCGGAAGCGCGTGAACTCCTCGGCATGTCGTCGGAGTAA
- a CDS encoding TAXI family TRAP transporter solute-binding subunit has translation MLKGTAGIGTIALAGCLGGDDDSIDMTVGSSSSGSSTYGNSQAIQRVVSQESDTVNFITQDAGGDPQSIRLFADGELNSYSAGNYILNQALEQTGPFEEPDDVSEFPQHGFGHLSLNLYWMALEDSDIETTDDLPGQDIYALPAGWGLRAMTEEMYGNAGLWEDLEEGVVNFETSEAASALEEGRVDAFVTYSSNYDQLPSWAVEIDSRADVRAIEMTDDYIEAAEDFAGAGYEEVDEIGGWDQDVQGGDFPKHTWTETYPYLFSSEIPADAVYELMEICHEHYQSMQDANPTILDWDDPDNFTFALTHTDEIPIHPGAADWYEDNGVWDDSWTRGDE, from the coding sequence GTGTTAAAGGGTACCGCTGGAATCGGGACGATCGCTCTCGCAGGGTGTCTGGGTGGGGACGACGATTCGATCGACATGACCGTCGGCTCCTCGTCCTCAGGGTCGTCGACGTACGGGAACTCACAGGCGATTCAGCGGGTAGTTAGCCAAGAGTCCGATACCGTCAATTTCATCACGCAAGACGCGGGTGGTGACCCACAGTCGATTCGACTGTTCGCCGACGGCGAACTGAACTCCTACTCGGCGGGGAACTACATCTTGAACCAGGCCCTCGAACAGACGGGTCCGTTCGAAGAGCCGGACGATGTTTCGGAGTTCCCACAGCACGGCTTCGGTCACCTCTCGCTCAACCTCTACTGGATGGCCCTCGAGGACAGCGATATCGAGACGACCGACGACCTCCCCGGACAGGATATCTACGCACTCCCCGCAGGATGGGGACTGCGTGCGATGACCGAGGAGATGTACGGTAATGCCGGCCTCTGGGAGGATCTGGAGGAGGGTGTCGTTAACTTCGAAACCAGCGAGGCAGCGAGTGCACTCGAGGAGGGCCGAGTCGATGCGTTTGTCACCTACAGTTCGAACTACGACCAGTTACCGTCGTGGGCGGTCGAAATCGACTCGCGTGCCGATGTCAGGGCGATCGAGATGACCGACGACTACATCGAGGCGGCCGAAGATTTCGCCGGCGCAGGTTACGAGGAAGTCGACGAAATCGGCGGGTGGGATCAGGACGTTCAGGGAGGCGACTTCCCGAAACATACCTGGACGGAGACCTACCCGTATCTCTTCAGCTCCGAGATTCCAGCAGATGCAGTGTACGAGCTAATGGAAATCTGTCATGAGCACTACCAGTCGATGCAGGATGCGAATCCGACGATCCTCGACTGGGACGATCCGGATAACTTCACGTTCGCGCTGACGCACACGGACGAAATTCCGATTCATCCCGGCGCTGCAGACTGGTACGAAGACAACGGCGTTTGGGACGATAGCTGGACTCGCGGCGACGAATAG